The genomic segment AAGCCGTTGGTGATCTGTATGCAGACAGGGCAATCGACTCTTCTCAGTTCGGACGATGCGGTGAATCCAGGATATCTGCAAAAAATTTTCAGGCTGGATTCGGAGAACGAGGCAGCCGCTCTTGCTGAGTTTTTCCAGGAGCATTTACCATCCATTCCATTTGAAGAAAATCAGTATTAGGTAACGAGCAGAAGTTTATCTTCTGCTCGTTTTGGTTTTTCTGTAAAAAACGGCCTTATCCGTTTTTTAGTATAATCGAAAGAAATTAAGCAGTAGGAGGAACAGGGAGAATGGGTGTACATAAATGGTCGGCCAAAGATTCGCGGGGAGCGATTGTTCTCGTCCATGGAACGGGAGAACATCATGGGCGTTATGAGCATGTAGCGAGTTATTTTAATCAGGCGGACTGGGACGTATATGCGGAAGATTTGCCGGGATGGGGGCGCTCTCCCGGGAGACGGGGGCATATTCAATCATTCGAAGACTATTTGTCCCGTGTCCGCGAGTGGACGAGTACCGCTCTTGCAGATGCATCAGGAGAGAAGCCTGTATTTTTAATGGGGCATAGTCTGGGTGGTCTCATCGCGACTCGCTTTATTCAGACGGATGAGCGCAGTAAAGAGTTGGCAGGGTTAATTCTCACATCCCCATGCTTGAAGCTAAAACTGACAGTACCGGCGTGGAAGGAGCAATTGGCACAGTTTCTTGACCGGGTTTGGCCAACACTTGTCATGCCGAATGGAATAACTCCCGACATGGTATCCCGTGACGAAGCTGTTCAGGCTGCTTATCAGAACGATCCGCTCAATTATTCCAAGGTAAGTGTCAGATGGTTCACGGAATTGAATCGCTCTATGGAAAAGGCGTGGGAGGATAGGCATCGAATCAAGCATCCAGTCCTTGTTCTGCAGGCTGGTGCTGATACATTGGTTGATGCGGATGCAGTGGAGAAGTTTACAATTGGCCTTCCAGACAGACAAACATTTGAACGATTCGCAGGCTTGCGGCACGAAATTTTGAACGAACCTGAAAAGGAAGAAGTCTTGCAAAAAATCGTGACCTGGTTGAATGACAATATTTAGTTTAATGTGACATACTAATTATCAACAAATGTATCTTGACTCCGAATGACGTGGCATATTAAGATGAATGTAACATAACATTTGTAGTAATATGTGAATCAATTGAATGCGGAGGGGACATAGATGGGAACTATCGTATGTCAGACTTGCGGAACCATCATCGAGCATTTTGAATGTAATTCAGTGAAAACGCTTTATGCGGTATGCAACTGTGACTGCCGACCTGGTGAAAGACAGGAAAAAGAATAAAAAAATAGTCAACAGGCCTATGTTGAGGCCTGTTTTTTTTGACAACCTTTTCCGGATGGAGGATAATGGAGAAGTGTGAAAATCGTTGCAAAAGGAGGAATTGTTTCATGAAGCGAAAACCGATGCAGGGAATGTTGGCCGCTGCACTTTTGGTCACATCCCTGTGGAGCGGGACACCGGCGCTTGCCTACAATATTGGTGATGAAGAAAAAATCGACGGTAGTCAGCCAACAATATCCTCAGCAGGATATGATATATCAAAAAAATATGCGGTATGGATGGTTGAAGGTGGGCAAAGAGTAACACTCTACAACCTCAATAAAGGTGACCAGAGCGAAATAGGCGACAAGGAATCTGAGAAGACAAATCCAAAGGTCGATGGAGATTACGTCGTATGGATTGATTCCCGTGATGGCGGCTCAGATGTCTATTTGTATGACATAGTGAAAGAGAAAGAAATCCGTTTGACAAGTGGTTCTGCTTCGGTCGATGGGCTGGAGATTGCTGATAAAAATGTTGTATGGACAGACAAAGGCGATGTTTATCTACATAAAATTTCTACTGGGGATACAGAGATTGTATCTGCGAGTGGAAAAGCAAGCAACCCGGTGGTAAGCAGTGGTTATGTTGCTTGGGAAGATGATCGTGATGGCAATGATGACATTTATTACTATGACATCAAAGCAAAAGAGGAAAAGGCTGCCGTCACTGCTAAAGGAGACCAAGGGCGTCCCAGCATTTTCTCCAATCAAATCGTATACGAGCATCAATCGGCTGGAGACCTCTATTCCTATTCCATCAGCAACGGTAGAATTAAGAAATTGACCGATGATGACAACGAACAGCAAAACGTGCATTTGTATCAAGAGGATTATGTCTACTCTGACGATAATGACTTGAAATATCGTGAGCTTGGCAAAACGTCTGGCAAAAAGATAGCGAGCAATCTGTACGGTGAGACTGGACCGAAAATTTATGGCGATTTCATCTTATTCGCGAAAAAAGAAAGTAACAAAAAGCTCCAACTTCACCTGTATGACCTGGACGAAAAGGAATTAGTTCCGATAGGTAATGCAGGAGGAAAACCAAAGGAGCCAAGTGCTCATGATCGTTATGTAGCGTACGTAACCGAGTCTAAAAAAGATAATACGGTCGTTTTCTACGATGTCGAAAATAAAAAAGGTAAAGTCGTCAGTAATCCAGAGCATGATTCTGTTCGCCCTGTTGTAAGCTCGCGTTATGTTGTCTGGTATGACGAGCACGAGGATGCACTCTTCTCCTACGATATTCGTAAAGACATTCAAAAGCAGATTACACATGAAGATGATGATCAAAAGCCGAGTGAGAAGCTTTATGAGATTGACGGAGAGCGTTTGTTATGGGTGAATATCGCTGGCAGATCAGAAGTGATCATCACAAATCTATCGACTGGAAAGCATACGGAAGTTACGACGGTGAGAAAGGAACCACTGAGTGTTGATATTTACAAAAACTATGCTACCTGGGTAGTAGAAGAAGGCTCAAAGAGCGCAAGCATCGTACTCTACGATATCGAAGAAGATGACGAGACAGAAATCCGTGATAACGTCAAAGTAGAGAAAGCGGAAATCGGCGATGACTTCGTTGTTTGGAGCGAAGATACAGGCAATTCCAAAACCGGTTGGGATTTGTACTATTACAACATCGACCGTCAAAGAGTCAATCCTTTGCTTCGTTATACAGATGGTGACCAGAAAAATCCACAGGCTTCACGCAATATGATTTTGTATGAAGACAATCGTCTGTCCTCAAAAGGTAAGGAATTCTACTATGAGTTGTACGATTTCGAAGAGGATTCCTATAGCGATTTTGAGTGGGATGATGATGCGGAGATGGAAAATGCCCGCATCGGTGGAAATCGCGTTGTCTGGGTCGATAAGCGTGATAAAGACCCATATGTATACACGGTAGCATTCGCTCCGGGCAATGATGAAGAAGAGGAAGAAGACGAAGACTGATTCTGCATATTGGTAGTCAGGCTTTTATAAAAAACAGACGAAAGGAATTCTTTCGTCTGTTTTCTTTTATGTCCGGCATAAATACGGCTTCAAAAGTACGAGTGCTACGAGAAATAAAATGACGGCGACATAAGCGGGCAAGAGATGAAGAAAATCGACATAGCCTACAGTAAAATGTATGCCTATGCCAGAAACAAAGCCTGGAATACCTGCTAAAAACAAGGTCCACCAAATCCACGCTTCTCCTCGCCTGATCCCCCAAAGGCTAATCAGCAAGACAGCCAGGCCATTCGAAAATAATGCTCCGCCAAAGCCAGCACGGTCATGAGCAATGACCGGAATTAATCGCTCATTGTAAGACTGCAAGGCATCAGCAGACACACAGAGAAAGACGAGGTCGGAAGGAACGAAGACACCTGTGACGCCGATGATCGAAATGATAATACCAGCCCCTGTCAAACCAAATCCGATGATGACAAAGAGCAATTGTCCCCATAGAGCCATTCGCCAATCACGATCGTTGTGAAGCTGAGGCGGTAGTCGAGTCAAATGAACCTTTGCAGGTGTACGTAATGCGAGCAAAAACATAGGGAACAACATGAGTGCTAAAATCGCGTGCAAGTAATCGAAGTACCCGTATCCAATAAATAAAAAGAAGCTGGAAAAGCCAACAGCACCGGAGACGAGCAAGATGGTCCGCGTCCAGTGAATGTCTTTGCGCAGGCCATGGTAAGCTAGTTGGCTATACAAAATTCCAATGGATATCATTGTTCCTGCCAGACTAATCCGATCGTGTGACATAAAAGAGAGGATTTGCGCATTTAAGAGCGCAAGCTGGTCGGCTGACATCCCGAGAAAGCGTTCGTCGTA from the Brevibacillus brevis genome contains:
- a CDS encoding DUF3055 domain-containing protein, which codes for MEHYDHLYDVSENANVRFLGFISEGTRYDFGMVFTHKFYGKPLVICMQTGQSTLLSSDDAVNPGYLQKIFRLDSENEAAALAEFFQEHLPSIPFEENQY
- a CDS encoding alpha/beta hydrolase translates to MGVHKWSAKDSRGAIVLVHGTGEHHGRYEHVASYFNQADWDVYAEDLPGWGRSPGRRGHIQSFEDYLSRVREWTSTALADASGEKPVFLMGHSLGGLIATRFIQTDERSKELAGLILTSPCLKLKLTVPAWKEQLAQFLDRVWPTLVMPNGITPDMVSRDEAVQAAYQNDPLNYSKVSVRWFTELNRSMEKAWEDRHRIKHPVLVLQAGADTLVDADAVEKFTIGLPDRQTFERFAGLRHEILNEPEKEEVLQKIVTWLNDNI
- a CDS encoding GapA-binding peptide SR1P, with protein sequence MGTIVCQTCGTIIEHFECNSVKTLYAVCNCDCRPGERQEKE
- a CDS encoding TolB family protein — translated: MKRKPMQGMLAAALLVTSLWSGTPALAYNIGDEEKIDGSQPTISSAGYDISKKYAVWMVEGGQRVTLYNLNKGDQSEIGDKESEKTNPKVDGDYVVWIDSRDGGSDVYLYDIVKEKEIRLTSGSASVDGLEIADKNVVWTDKGDVYLHKISTGDTEIVSASGKASNPVVSSGYVAWEDDRDGNDDIYYYDIKAKEEKAAVTAKGDQGRPSIFSNQIVYEHQSAGDLYSYSISNGRIKKLTDDDNEQQNVHLYQEDYVYSDDNDLKYRELGKTSGKKIASNLYGETGPKIYGDFILFAKKESNKKLQLHLYDLDEKELVPIGNAGGKPKEPSAHDRYVAYVTESKKDNTVVFYDVENKKGKVVSNPEHDSVRPVVSSRYVVWYDEHEDALFSYDIRKDIQKQITHEDDDQKPSEKLYEIDGERLLWVNIAGRSEVIITNLSTGKHTEVTTVRKEPLSVDIYKNYATWVVEEGSKSASIVLYDIEEDDETEIRDNVKVEKAEIGDDFVVWSEDTGNSKTGWDLYYYNIDRQRVNPLLRYTDGDQKNPQASRNMILYEDNRLSSKGKEFYYELYDFEEDSYSDFEWDDDAEMENARIGGNRVVWVDKRDKDPYVYTVAFAPGNDEEEEEDED